The following proteins come from a genomic window of Panthera leo isolate Ple1 chromosome E2, P.leo_Ple1_pat1.1, whole genome shotgun sequence:
- the LOC122208205 gene encoding inactive serine/threonine-protein kinase TEX14-like isoform X2 produces MGVSVAGRRHPLLQLCALTSVVQVDGENSAGQTGLFLSALLGHSSAVQLLLTFGANPNHRCLDGSTPVHAGAFSGRRPVVLRLLRAGGDLRLHDQQGRTPRDWAEQGGARQSREVLELLELCRARVAALVHGGALAASASLGQLQASSVHHLCGSLWLPRLLRADGAPRQEQTRRPPQIPALGFGQLSSLWPLGLLTGIPLADPKELLPAQGEPDRTYESSSRTLMANLLWRGHPVTARQLKVPGTQPDVLLADLQHCSTLHHPNMLLLMALSPSADLSGLCLLFEPVWLGSLHVVLHPRGPSQGGPRTVPGLPPGHLLLQVLEALLFLQARWRAHGGLSSHAVQLVRPGLAKVGSLEHGRPLHRCWLPPRPQQGYPRGGPGPGLPPPPELYPWLPLELICGDVPAATSDLYSFCILAQEVFTGELPWAGRKGPEVKAKLEAGESPALDPLVPAPYQALVQAGLGLGPADRWGSLQSTRYLLREAMAQDSTPEVSSRKHWPTRYLSSQGSPPETLYCEVAPRARTIPRPVPPVMPLGPSPCQAPETPETPGHSRVQRGTAWDSGSSLTLGSLSPSPSLYPGFSPAARVSLHRCLEPSSTVWTPAGPCATIHLLIFYPSPQVSPTPVSLAASPLTRDSQDTPTFLSLTCAPLTNSISPRALSCAPAIRTQPPF; encoded by the exons CCGCTGCCTCGATGGCAGCACGCCTGTGCACGCAGGTGCCTTCTCGGGCCGCCGCCCGGTGGTGCTGCGCCTGTTGCGGGCAGGGGGTGACCTGCGTCTACATGACCAGCAGGGTCGCACGCCTCGGGACTGGGCAGAGCAGGGTGGCGCCAGGCAGAGCCGGGAG GTGCTGGAGCTGCTAGAGCTATGCCGAGCCCGCGTAGCAGCACTGGTGCATGGCGGTGCGTTGGCAGCCAGTGCGTCCCTGGGCCAGCTGCAGGCCAGCTCTGTACACCACCTGTGTGGCTCCCTGTGGTTGCCGCGGCTGCTGCGTGCGGACGG GGCGCCGAGGCAGGAGCAGACCAGAAGACCCCCCCAAATCCCAGCCTTGGGGTTTGGCCAG CTGAGCAGCCTGTGGCCACTGGGGCTGCTGACGGGCATACCCCTCGCGGACCCCAAGGAGCTGCTGCCAGCCCAGGGCGAGCCCGACCGCACCTACGAGAGCAGCTCCCGCACCCTCATGGCCAA CCTTCTGTGGAGGGGCCACCCTGTGACAGCTCGGCAGCTGAAGGTACCGGGAACTCAGCCTGATGTGCTGTTGGCCGACCTTCAACACTGCag CACCCTGCACCACCCCAACATGTTGCTGCTGATGGCACTGAGCCCCTCGGCGGACCTGTCAGGGCTGTGCCTCCTCTTCGAACCCGTGTGGCTGGGCTCCCTGCACGTGGTGCTGCACCCACGGGGACCGAGTCAGGGAGGGCCCCGCACTGTGCCAGGCCTGCCGCCCGGCCACCTGCTGCTGCAGGTGCTGGAGGCCCTGCTGTTCCTGCAGGCCCGCTGGCGTGCTCATGGCGGCCTTAGCTCTCATGCCGTGCAGCTGGTACGGCCAGGCCTGGCCAAGGTGGGCAGCCTGGAGCACGGGCGCCCACTGCACCGATGCTGGCTGCCGCCCAG GCCACAGCAGGGCTACCCCCggggaggcccaggcccagggctaCCCCCGCCTCCTGAACTGTACCCATGGCTGCCACTTGAGCTCATCTGCGGTGACGTGCCTGCCGCCACCTCAGATCTCTACAGCTTCTGCATCCTGGCCCAGGAGGTCTTCACCG GAGAGCTGCCCTGGGCTGGGAGAAAGGGGCCTGAAGTGAAGGCTAAATTGGAGGCAGGTGAGAGCCCGGCCCTGGATCCCCTGGTACCAGCCCCCTACCAGGCCCTGGTTCAGGCTGGGCTGGGCCTAGGGCCCGCTGACCGCTGGGGCAGCCTGCAGAGTACTCGATACCTGCTGCGGGAGGCCATGGCCCAG gaCTCCACTCCTGAGGTGAGCTCCCGGAAGCATTGGCCCACACGGTACCTTTCATCCCAGGGTTCCCCACCAG AGACACTGTACTGTGAGGTGGCTCCCAGAGCCAGGACTATACCCAGGCCTGTGCCCCCTGTGATGCCCCTAGGCCCCTCCCCATGCCAG GCCCCGGAGACTCCTGAGACCCCAGGCCACAGCAGAGTCCAGAGGGGCACAGCCTGGGACTCAGGCAGCAGCTTGACTCTAGGCAgcctgagccccagccccagcctctacCCAGGCTTCAGCCCCGCAGCCAGGGTCAGCCTGCACCGCTGCCTGGAGCCCAGCTCAACAGTATGGACACCCGCAGGGCCCTGTGCAACCATTCATTTGTTAATCTTTTACCCCTCACCCCAGGTGTCACCAACCCCAGTATCCCTGGCTGCTTCCCCTTTGACCAGGGACTCACAGGACACCCCAACTTTCCTGTCACTCACCTGTGCCCCCCTGACCAACTCTATTTCACCCAGGGCCCTGTCCTGTGCTCCAGCCATCAGGACTCAGCCTCCCTTCTAG